A window of the Streptomyces albireticuli genome harbors these coding sequences:
- a CDS encoding N-acetylneuraminate synthase family protein, with product MTPALRTRPLGHKTAGPGHPVYITGEIGINHNGDLDKALALVDAAADAGCDAVKFQKRTPEICTPRDQWDIERDTPWGRMTYIDYRHRVEFGEDEYRSIDAYCRERGIAWFASPWDTEAVAFLEKFDVPAHKVASASLTDDELLRTLRATGRTVILSTGMSTPQQIRHAVEVLGSENILLCHATSTYPAKAAELNLRVIHTLQAEYPNVPIGYSGHETGLQTTLAAVALGATFVERHITLDRAMWGSDQAASVEPGGLQRLVRDIRVVEESLGDGVKKVYESELGPMRKLRRVPGVVAQAGHREPATV from the coding sequence ATGACCCCCGCCCTGCGCACCCGCCCCCTCGGCCACAAGACCGCCGGCCCCGGCCACCCCGTCTACATCACCGGTGAGATCGGCATCAACCACAACGGCGACCTCGACAAGGCCCTCGCCCTCGTCGACGCCGCCGCCGACGCCGGCTGCGACGCCGTGAAGTTCCAGAAGCGCACCCCCGAGATCTGCACCCCCCGTGACCAGTGGGACATCGAGCGCGACACGCCGTGGGGCCGGATGACCTACATCGACTACCGCCACCGGGTGGAATTCGGCGAGGACGAGTACCGCAGCATCGACGCGTACTGCCGCGAGCGCGGCATCGCCTGGTTCGCCTCGCCCTGGGACACCGAGGCCGTCGCCTTCCTGGAGAAGTTCGACGTCCCCGCCCACAAGGTCGCCTCCGCCTCGCTCACCGACGACGAGCTGCTGCGCACCCTGCGCGCCACCGGCCGCACCGTGATCCTCTCGACCGGCATGTCGACGCCCCAGCAGATCCGCCACGCCGTCGAGGTGCTCGGCAGCGAGAACATCCTGCTCTGTCACGCGACGTCCACGTACCCCGCCAAGGCCGCCGAGCTCAACCTCCGGGTGATCCACACCCTCCAGGCGGAGTACCCCAACGTCCCGATCGGCTACTCCGGCCACGAGACGGGCCTCCAGACCACCCTCGCCGCCGTCGCCCTCGGCGCCACCTTCGTCGAGCGGCACATCACCCTCGACCGGGCCATGTGGGGCTCCGACCAGGCCGCCTCCGTCGAGCCCGGCGGGCTCCAGCGGCTCGTCCGCGACATCCGGGTCGTCGAGGAGTCGCTGGGCGACGGCGTGAAGAAGGTCTACGAGAGCGAGCTCGGCCCGATGCGCAAGCTGCGCCGGGTCCCGGGCGTCGTCGCCCAGGCCGGCCACCGCGAACCCGCAACGGTGTGA